The Paramisgurnus dabryanus chromosome 6, PD_genome_1.1, whole genome shotgun sequence genome has a window encoding:
- the LOC135767176 gene encoding uncharacterized protein isoform X2 has protein sequence MSSEQQPLNVPPRPHDLLRQQLMERLLTRLQSAINQVPLNLDYLEFLTRHELILFESFSGQIGSVSNITEALQNLYDVIKREMNARSMPIVEQETEVGPGSGHPKIVIEKEKLKNLLDTHLPVSCIEKLLCVSRRTIYRRMKEFGLSVRGSYSTVTDQELDNIISAIKSQMPNAGYRMVQGHLVSMGHRIQWWRMMASMHRVDAAGIFLRLTELGCVVRRSYSVRGPLSLVHIDTNHKLIRYNIVIFGGVDGYSRKILYLDAATNNKASTAFSIFLRSTQLYGLPSRIERLWRDVWVAVTSKYHDVLHSLEEDGLLDISDEVHLFGAHYIFVPRLRADLETFTGGWNNHPLRTEGGLSPEQLWYMGHQQDLYEGESLEELQDPGIEWESAMLQGDANGTVVVPEILCPLDDEALEELQRTLEPMEHSQSHGRDLYTRYLHIVSNQQ, from the exons GACTTGCTGAGACAGCAGTTGATGGAGAGACTTCTTACCAGACTGCAATCTGCCATAAACCAAGTACCACTAAATTTGGATTATTTGGAGTTTCTGACACGCCACGAGCTTATTCTATTTGAATCGTTCTCTGGGCAGATAGGCAGTGTATCAAACATTACAGAAGCACTACAAAACCTCTATGATGTTATCAAAAGGGAAATGAATGCCAGATCTATGCCCATTGTTGAACAGGAAACAGAGGTTGGTCCAGGTTCTGGTCACCCCAAAATTGTAATAGAGAAAGAAAAACTAAAGAATTTGCTGGACACACATCTGCCAGTCTCCTGCATTGAAAAATTGTTGTGTGTTTCAAGGAGAACAATTTACAGAAGAATGAAAGAATTTGGCTTATCTGTAAGAGGATCATACAGCACAGTGACTGACCAAGAGCTTGACAACATCATTTCAGCTATAAAAAGTCAGATGCCAAATGCTGGTTATAGAATGGTTCAAGGCCATTTGGTGTCAATGGGTCACCGCATTCAGTGGTGGAGAATGATGGCCTCCATGCATCGGGTTGATGCTGCAGGGATCTTCTTACGACTCACAGAACTAGGTTGTGTTGTGCGAAGAAGTTATTCTGTGCGAGGCCCTCTGTCATTGGTCCACATTGACACAAATCACAAACTGATCAG ATACAACATTGTGATCTTTGGAGGAGTGGACGGCTACTCAAGGAAG ATCTTGTACTTGGATGCTGCAACAAATAACAAAGCATCAACTGCATTCTCAATCTTCCTGAGATCAACCCAGCTTTATGGCTTACCATCAAG AATAGAGCGACTTTGGCGGGATGTCTGGGTTGCAGTCACTAGCAAGTACCATGATGTTCTACACTCTCTCGAGGAAGACGGTCTGCTTGATATCTCTGATGAGGTTCATCTTTTTGGTGCCCACTACATATTTGTCCCTCGACTCAGAGCAGACCTTGAGACCTTCACTGGAGGATGGAATAATCATCCTCTACGGACAGAGGGAGGTCTCAGTCCTGAACAGCTGTGGTATATGGGACATCAACAAGATCTATACGAAGGGGAGAGTCTTGAG GAACTTCAAGATCCAGGCATTGAATGGGAGAGTGCAATGCTCCAAGGAGATGCCAACGGTACAGTTGTGGTTCCTGAAATTTTGTGCCCACTAGATGATGAAGCCCTGGAAGAACTTCAGAGAACTCTTGAACCTATGGAACATTCTCAGTCACATGGTCGTGACTTGTACACACGATACTTGCACATAGTATCCAACCAACAATGA
- the LOC135767176 gene encoding uncharacterized protein isoform X1 produces MSSEQQPLNVPPRPHDLLRQQLMERLLTRLQSAINQVPLNLDYLEFLTRHELILFESFSGQIGSVSNITEALQNLYDVIKREMNARSMPIVEQETEVGPGSGHPKIVIEKEKLKNLLDTHLPVSCIEKLLCVSRRTIYRRMKEFGLSVRGSYSTVTDQELDNIISAIKSQMPNAGYRMVQGHLVSMGHRIQWWRMMASMHRVDAAGIFLRLTELGCVVRRSYSVRGPLSLVHIDTNHKLIRYNIVIFGGVDGYSRKILYLDAATNNKASTAFSIFLRSTQLYGLPSRVRGDQGVENVDIAHFMFTTRGTGRASFISGKSVHNQRIERLWRDVWVAVTSKYHDVLHSLEEDGLLDISDEVHLFGAHYIFVPRLRADLETFTGGWNNHPLRTEGGLSPEQLWYMGHQQDLYEGESLEELQDPGIEWESAMLQGDANGTVVVPEILCPLDDEALEELQRTLEPMEHSQSHGRDLYTRYLHIVSNQQ; encoded by the exons GACTTGCTGAGACAGCAGTTGATGGAGAGACTTCTTACCAGACTGCAATCTGCCATAAACCAAGTACCACTAAATTTGGATTATTTGGAGTTTCTGACACGCCACGAGCTTATTCTATTTGAATCGTTCTCTGGGCAGATAGGCAGTGTATCAAACATTACAGAAGCACTACAAAACCTCTATGATGTTATCAAAAGGGAAATGAATGCCAGATCTATGCCCATTGTTGAACAGGAAACAGAGGTTGGTCCAGGTTCTGGTCACCCCAAAATTGTAATAGAGAAAGAAAAACTAAAGAATTTGCTGGACACACATCTGCCAGTCTCCTGCATTGAAAAATTGTTGTGTGTTTCAAGGAGAACAATTTACAGAAGAATGAAAGAATTTGGCTTATCTGTAAGAGGATCATACAGCACAGTGACTGACCAAGAGCTTGACAACATCATTTCAGCTATAAAAAGTCAGATGCCAAATGCTGGTTATAGAATGGTTCAAGGCCATTTGGTGTCAATGGGTCACCGCATTCAGTGGTGGAGAATGATGGCCTCCATGCATCGGGTTGATGCTGCAGGGATCTTCTTACGACTCACAGAACTAGGTTGTGTTGTGCGAAGAAGTTATTCTGTGCGAGGCCCTCTGTCATTGGTCCACATTGACACAAATCACAAACTGATCAG ATACAACATTGTGATCTTTGGAGGAGTGGACGGCTACTCAAGGAAG ATCTTGTACTTGGATGCTGCAACAAATAACAAAGCATCAACTGCATTCTCAATCTTCCTGAGATCAACCCAGCTTTATGGCTTACCATCAAG AGTAAGGGGGGATCAGGGTGTTGAGAACGTGGACATTGCACACTTTATGTTCACCACACGGGGAACAGGAAGAGCCAGCTTTATCTCGGGAAAGAGTGTCCACAATCAGAG AATAGAGCGACTTTGGCGGGATGTCTGGGTTGCAGTCACTAGCAAGTACCATGATGTTCTACACTCTCTCGAGGAAGACGGTCTGCTTGATATCTCTGATGAGGTTCATCTTTTTGGTGCCCACTACATATTTGTCCCTCGACTCAGAGCAGACCTTGAGACCTTCACTGGAGGATGGAATAATCATCCTCTACGGACAGAGGGAGGTCTCAGTCCTGAACAGCTGTGGTATATGGGACATCAACAAGATCTATACGAAGGGGAGAGTCTTGAG GAACTTCAAGATCCAGGCATTGAATGGGAGAGTGCAATGCTCCAAGGAGATGCCAACGGTACAGTTGTGGTTCCTGAAATTTTGTGCCCACTAGATGATGAAGCCCTGGAAGAACTTCAGAGAACTCTTGAACCTATGGAACATTCTCAGTCACATGGTCGTGACTTGTACACACGATACTTGCACATAGTATCCAACCAACAATGA